A genomic segment from Pseudorca crassidens isolate mPseCra1 chromosome 6, mPseCra1.hap1, whole genome shotgun sequence encodes:
- the G6PC2 gene encoding glucose-6-phosphatase 2 isoform X2: protein MDFLHRNGVLIIQHLQKDYRAYYSFLNFMSNVGDPRNIFSIYFPLWFQLNQAVGTKMIWVAVVGDWFNLIFKWILFGHRPYWWVQETQIYPNHSSPCLEQFPTTCETGPGSPSGHAMGSSCVWYVMVTAALGHTISRMDKSFTTLHRHACGRGL from the exons ATGGATTTCCTTCATAGGAACGGAGTGCTCATTATTCAGCATTTGCAGAAGGACTACCGAGCTTACTacagttttctaaattttatgtcCAATGTTGGAGATCCCCGGAatatcttttctatttattttccacTTTGGTTTCAACTTAATCAGGCAGTTGGAACCAAGATGATATGGGTAGCAGTCGTTGGGGATTGGttcaatcttatttttaaatg gATATTATTTGGTCATCGGCCTTACTGGTGGGTCCAAGAAACTCAGATTTACCCAAATCACTCAAGTCCATGCCTTGAACAGTTCCCCACTACGTGTGAAACAGGTCCAG GAAGTCCATCTGGCCATGCAATGGGCTCATCATGTGTCTGGTATGTCATGGTGACAGCTGCCCTGGGCCACACCATCAGTCGGATGGATAAGTCATTCACCACTCTGCACAG GCATGCTTGTGGCAGAGGCCTTTGA
- the G6PC2 gene encoding glucose-6-phosphatase 2 isoform X1, translating into MDFLHRNGVLIIQHLQKDYRAYYSFLNFMSNVGDPRNIFSIYFPLWFQLNQAVGTKMIWVAVVGDWFNLIFKWILFGHRPYWWVQETQIYPNHSSPCLEQFPTTCETGPGSPSGHAMGSSCVWYVMVTAALGHTISRMDKSFTTLHRLTWSFLWSLFWLIQISVCISRVFIATHFPHQVILGVIGGMLVAEAFEHTPRIQTASLSTYLKTNLFLFLFALGFYLLLRLLDIDLLWSVPIAKKWCANPDWIHIDTTPFAGLVRNLGVLFGLGFAINSEMFLRSCRGENGYRLSFRLLCTLASLTTLQLYHFVKIPTHTEYLFYMLSFCKSASIPLTVVALIPYCIHMLMKPSEKKIN; encoded by the exons ATGGATTTCCTTCATAGGAACGGAGTGCTCATTATTCAGCATTTGCAGAAGGACTACCGAGCTTACTacagttttctaaattttatgtcCAATGTTGGAGATCCCCGGAatatcttttctatttattttccacTTTGGTTTCAACTTAATCAGGCAGTTGGAACCAAGATGATATGGGTAGCAGTCGTTGGGGATTGGttcaatcttatttttaaatg gATATTATTTGGTCATCGGCCTTACTGGTGGGTCCAAGAAACTCAGATTTACCCAAATCACTCAAGTCCATGCCTTGAACAGTTCCCCACTACGTGTGAAACAGGTCCAG GAAGTCCATCTGGCCATGCAATGGGCTCATCATGTGTCTGGTATGTCATGGTGACAGCTGCCCTGGGCCACACCATCAGTCGGATGGATAAGTCATTCACCACTCTGCACAG ACTCACCTGGTCATTTCTTTGGAGTCTTTTTTGGTTGATTCAAATCAGTGTCTGCATCTCCAGAGTATTCATAGCAACACATTTTCCTCATCAAGTTATTCTTGGAGTAATTGGTG GCATGCTTGTGGCAGAGGCCTTTGAACACACTCCAAGGATCCAAACGGCCAGCCTGAGCACATACTTGAAGACcaacctcttcctcttcctgtttgCACTTGGCTTTTACCTGCTTCTCAGACTGCTTGACATTGACCTGCTGTGGTCTGTGCCCATAGCCAAGAAGTGGTGTGCCAACCCTGACTGGATCCACATTGACACCACGCCTTTTGCTGGACTCGTGAGAAACCTTGGGGTCCTCTTTGGCTTGGGCTTTGCAATCAACTCAGAGATGTTCCTTAGGAGCTGCAGAGGGGAAAACGGCTATAGGCTGAGCTTCCGGCTGCTCTGCACCCTGGCCTCGTTGACCACACTGCAGCTCTACCATTTCGTCAAGATCCCGACTCACACGGAGTATTTATTTTACATGCTGTCTTTCTGTAAAAGTGCGTCCATCCCACTGACTGTGGTTGCCCTGATTCCCTACTGTATTCATATGTTAATGAAACCAAgtgaaaaaaagattaattag